A single region of the Acidobacteriota bacterium genome encodes:
- a CDS encoding DUF5916 domain-containing protein codes for MLSARLPARSRVRPALAPVVVALTVCAPAAGQVDADLSERPSIAALAIDEPIVLDGLLDDPAWRQAEVGNGFRQREPREGAPASERTEFSIAYTQSTLYVALRAFDREPERIIAKEMERDAELASDDSFVLVFDTFLDGRNAFAFATNPNGARHDALITDEGRDVNVEWDGVWTVRARRTTDGWTAEIAIPFATLRFDPALDRWGLHVQRLIRRKSEEVNWAYLPRSTLPITTSGVSHYAAYRVSLAGSLTGLAGLRRSRSLDVKPYLIGSASKEPPVRTSGTDLDGGLDIKWGVSKSVALDLTYNTDFAEVEVDDLQVNLTRFSLFFPEKRDFFLENAGIFEFGPPQRVPWMPALMKAFFSRRIGLDGGETVPMDLGARLTGRLGEWNFGVLGVGTGEADVGSRSVPQTAFSVARVKRNIGQRSSVGAIFTQRDPAAAGAQNLYGFDLELKPTQLLQLNGYWSRSERPGVDGDDASFGAGVGYQGSTLTTSLDFIESQQNFDPGVGFLLRENFRLFNPRFIWQPRIERAGIRSWYAEGTHRRFERSSDGRLESEETVFYPIGMVFKTNDFLELGAVRTKERLFAPFEIFPGVVIPSGMFEFDGWELLLLTDASRSVSLRSFNFWGEFYQGDWVSVRQQLSLRLSRLVRASTTWSHHNVELPQGAFEINLWSPGLDLSFTPNLRLNMIAQYNDAAEDLGVNIRFHWIYRPGADIFLVYNENWTAPSLRERRTEGRQLILKATYLFQR; via the coding sequence TTGCTTTCGGCCCGTCTCCCGGCCCGTTCCCGCGTCAGGCCGGCGCTGGCTCCTGTCGTCGTCGCGCTGACGGTCTGCGCGCCGGCGGCCGGTCAGGTCGACGCCGATCTCAGCGAGCGTCCCTCGATCGCGGCGCTCGCCATCGACGAGCCGATCGTCTTGGACGGCCTGCTCGACGATCCGGCCTGGCGGCAGGCCGAGGTCGGCAACGGCTTCCGCCAGCGCGAACCCCGCGAGGGAGCGCCGGCCTCGGAGCGGACCGAGTTCTCCATCGCCTACACCCAGTCGACGCTCTACGTGGCGCTGCGCGCCTTCGACCGGGAGCCGGAGAGGATCATCGCCAAGGAGATGGAGCGCGACGCGGAACTCGCCTCCGACGACTCCTTCGTTCTCGTCTTCGACACGTTTCTCGACGGCCGGAACGCCTTCGCCTTCGCCACGAACCCCAACGGCGCCCGGCACGATGCGCTGATCACCGACGAGGGGCGCGACGTGAATGTGGAGTGGGACGGTGTGTGGACCGTCAGGGCGCGGCGAACGACGGACGGCTGGACGGCGGAGATCGCGATTCCCTTCGCAACCCTGCGCTTCGATCCGGCGCTCGACCGCTGGGGGCTGCACGTGCAGCGGCTCATCCGCCGCAAGAGCGAAGAAGTGAACTGGGCGTATCTGCCCCGTTCCACGCTGCCAATCACCACGTCCGGCGTATCCCACTACGCGGCCTATCGCGTTTCCCTGGCCGGCAGCCTGACCGGCCTCGCGGGGCTCCGGCGCTCGCGCAGTCTCGACGTCAAGCCCTACCTGATCGGTTCCGCTTCCAAAGAGCCGCCGGTCCGCACCTCGGGGACCGACCTCGACGGCGGACTCGACATCAAGTGGGGAGTGAGCAAGTCCGTGGCGCTCGATCTGACCTACAACACGGACTTCGCCGAGGTCGAGGTCGACGATCTGCAGGTGAACCTGACGCGCTTCTCGCTCTTCTTTCCCGAGAAGCGGGACTTCTTCCTGGAGAACGCCGGCATCTTCGAGTTCGGCCCTCCCCAGAGAGTGCCGTGGATGCCCGCCCTGATGAAGGCCTTCTTCTCCCGCCGCATCGGGCTCGACGGCGGCGAGACGGTGCCGATGGATCTGGGGGCTCGTCTGACCGGACGGCTCGGGGAATGGAACTTCGGCGTCCTCGGGGTCGGCACGGGAGAGGCCGACGTCGGGAGCCGGAGCGTGCCGCAGACCGCCTTCTCCGTGGCGCGGGTTAAGCGCAACATCGGCCAGCGCTCCAGCGTCGGCGCGATCTTCACCCAGCGCGATCCCGCCGCCGCGGGAGCGCAGAACCTCTACGGCTTCGACCTGGAGCTCAAGCCGACCCAACTCCTCCAGCTCAACGGCTACTGGAGTCGCAGCGAGCGGCCGGGAGTCGACGGCGACGATGCTTCCTTCGGCGCAGGCGTCGGCTACCAGGGTTCCACCCTGACGACCTCGCTGGACTTCATCGAGTCGCAGCAGAACTTCGATCCGGGCGTGGGGTTCCTGCTGCGCGAGAACTTCCGCCTCTTCAACCCCCGCTTCATCTGGCAGCCCCGGATCGAACGGGCCGGCATCCGCTCCTGGTACGCGGAAGGCACGCACCGCCGTTTCGAGCGCTCGAGCGACGGACGCCTGGAGAGTGAGGAGACCGTCTTCTACCCCATCGGCATGGTCTTCAAGACGAACGACTTTCTTGAGTTGGGCGCGGTCCGGACGAAGGAGCGACTGTTCGCGCCGTTCGAGATCTTCCCCGGCGTGGTCATCCCGTCGGGCATGTTCGAGTTCGACGGCTGGGAGCTGCTGCTGCTCACCGACGCGTCGCGATCCGTGTCCCTGCGGAGTTTCAACTTCTGGGGCGAGTTCTACCAGGGCGACTGGGTTTCCGTGCGACAGCAGCTCAGTCTTCGCCTGTCACGCCTCGTTCGCGCCTCCACCACCTGGTCTCACCACAACGTCGAGCTGCCGCAGGGCGCCTTCGAGATCAACCTGTGGAGCCCGGGCCTCGACCTGTCGTTCACGCCCAACCTGCGTCTGAACATGATCGCCCAGTACAACGACGCCGCCGAGGACCTCGGCGTCAACATCCGCTTTCACTGGATCTACCGACCCGGGGCCGACATCTTCCTCGTCTACAACGAGAACTGGACGGCGCCATCGCTGAGGGAGCGACGCACGGAGGGCCGGCAGCTCATCCTCAAGGCGACCTATCTCTTCCAACGCTAG
- a CDS encoding TonB-dependent receptor produces MSKMRPLVSVPLLLLFIAAPALAQNVGTVRGEVRDANGDPLPGVMIEVDGPLVRGDRSTTTGVNGEFLVTALLPGTVSVTGTLDGFEDETVEDVRVSISQTSTVHMVLQLAATSEEITVTSERPILDVTSNVISTHLTEEFIDDLPTKRSFQDYAAMAKGVTLQGRDQTYGDWRYSVYGSGGVSNSWNLDGLNSSLHDYGGVWFWINPDTISEVQVLGVGAPAEYGGMSGGAINIVTKSGTNEFDGRLNYYGQFDSLTAEGPKVAGLTGEETGFYRDKFNNFTLALGGALVQDELWYFLSLEYKEDALGEPGSIREFVRPDLWERSALKLDWTFNPSNTLTLSAQYEDYDWQAASDPFLSQDAQAHEFGIRPSFRLGWQSVFSNRTFFEVNVADFDNYDRVASVTGSVEPPFVDYTQPVPTTVGGPRYPYDYGPGMVRTSAKLTHFADDLAGSHEFKFGVQFTDATTKTPQLYPGPGGLYYAKFAESFYWRYTRQQHYYGSDSTSLGLFVDDSWNLGGKTTLNLGVRYDHDNGGIPPYEVLLSHGGGKGNAVFSGDFYPAYDDLVDWKNISPRLGIAHQVGEGERQGVLRVSYGKYFEANNTAMWNGPHPDRPPSMYAFSYYRNGPWYVYRTVADENLIQPDPNMQAPEYDQYALGYEQQLSETLTLGAELVVKRGTNLIGWHILDDGVYEEVPFENPETGETMTLFGIVEEPTRRKGNSPGPGANAPPGARYHQDYEAIFVSLTKRKVGRWGMNASLGWSNSEGFTARNLDQRQAEPFFSSQSGVDPNHHINAEGLLQGDRTWVFAGQVQVDLPWKLRGAAVLKVQDGRPYGLFQRVQLPQGQIDVALTPREDQRRMPGSATLDLGIGRNFSLGGDVSFGVDLQVLNALNEDAWDWWQATAFRDGNLVPSLYQYPRRLMLRLSFDF; encoded by the coding sequence ATGTCGAAGATGCGTCCGTTGGTTTCAGTCCCGTTACTTCTTCTGTTCATCGCCGCGCCGGCCTTGGCCCAGAACGTCGGCACGGTCCGCGGCGAGGTGCGCGACGCGAACGGCGATCCGCTGCCGGGCGTGATGATCGAAGTCGACGGGCCGTTGGTGCGCGGCGACCGCTCGACGACGACGGGCGTCAACGGCGAGTTCCTCGTCACGGCGCTGCTACCGGGCACGGTTTCCGTCACCGGAACGCTCGACGGCTTCGAGGACGAGACGGTCGAGGACGTCCGCGTCTCGATCTCGCAGACCAGCACCGTGCACATGGTCCTGCAGCTCGCCGCGACCTCGGAGGAGATCACGGTGACCTCGGAGCGGCCGATCCTGGACGTGACGAGCAACGTGATCAGCACCCACCTGACCGAGGAGTTCATCGACGACCTGCCGACCAAGCGGAGCTTCCAGGACTACGCCGCCATGGCCAAGGGGGTGACGCTCCAGGGGCGGGACCAGACCTACGGCGACTGGAGGTACTCGGTCTACGGCAGTGGCGGCGTATCGAACTCGTGGAACCTCGACGGCCTCAACTCCTCGTTGCACGACTACGGCGGCGTGTGGTTCTGGATCAACCCGGACACGATTTCGGAGGTCCAGGTGCTCGGTGTGGGTGCCCCGGCGGAGTACGGCGGCATGTCCGGCGGCGCGATCAACATCGTCACGAAGTCCGGGACGAACGAGTTCGACGGCCGCCTGAACTACTACGGCCAGTTCGACTCGCTGACCGCCGAGGGCCCGAAAGTTGCCGGATTGACCGGCGAGGAGACCGGCTTCTATCGGGACAAGTTCAATAACTTCACCCTGGCGCTCGGCGGCGCGCTGGTCCAGGACGAACTGTGGTACTTCCTGTCGCTCGAGTACAAGGAGGACGCCCTCGGGGAGCCGGGCTCGATTCGGGAGTTCGTCCGGCCGGACCTCTGGGAGCGCTCCGCGCTGAAGCTCGACTGGACCTTCAACCCGTCGAACACCTTGACGCTCAGCGCCCAGTACGAGGACTACGACTGGCAGGCGGCGTCGGATCCGTTCCTCTCCCAGGACGCGCAGGCGCACGAGTTCGGCATCCGGCCATCCTTCCGCCTCGGGTGGCAGTCCGTGTTCTCGAACCGGACGTTCTTCGAGGTGAACGTCGCCGACTTCGACAACTACGACCGGGTGGCCTCGGTCACCGGCAGTGTGGAGCCGCCCTTCGTGGACTACACGCAGCCGGTGCCCACGACCGTCGGCGGACCGAGGTATCCGTACGACTACGGTCCCGGGATGGTCCGCACCAGCGCCAAGCTGACCCACTTCGCGGATGACCTCGCCGGCAGTCACGAGTTCAAGTTCGGCGTCCAGTTCACGGACGCGACCACGAAGACGCCGCAGCTCTACCCAGGCCCGGGCGGTCTCTACTACGCGAAGTTCGCCGAGAGCTTCTACTGGCGCTACACCCGGCAGCAGCACTACTACGGCAGCGACTCGACCTCTCTCGGGCTCTTCGTGGACGACTCGTGGAACCTTGGCGGCAAGACGACCCTGAACCTCGGTGTGCGCTACGACCACGACAACGGAGGCATCCCGCCCTACGAGGTGCTGCTGTCCCACGGGGGCGGCAAGGGGAATGCCGTCTTCAGCGGTGACTTCTACCCCGCCTACGACGATCTCGTCGACTGGAAGAACATCTCGCCGCGCCTCGGGATCGCCCACCAGGTCGGCGAAGGCGAGCGGCAGGGTGTGCTGCGCGTCTCCTACGGCAAGTACTTCGAGGCGAACAATACGGCCATGTGGAACGGTCCTCACCCCGACCGGCCGCCCTCGATGTACGCCTTCAGCTACTACCGGAACGGCCCCTGGTACGTCTACCGGACGGTCGCCGACGAGAATCTCATTCAGCCGGACCCGAACATGCAGGCGCCCGAGTACGACCAGTACGCCCTCGGCTACGAGCAGCAGCTCAGCGAGACGCTGACCCTCGGCGCCGAGCTCGTCGTCAAGCGCGGCACGAACCTGATCGGCTGGCACATCCTCGACGACGGTGTCTACGAGGAAGTGCCGTTCGAGAATCCGGAGACCGGTGAAACGATGACGCTCTTCGGCATCGTCGAGGAGCCGACCCGGCGCAAGGGGAACAGCCCGGGGCCGGGCGCGAACGCGCCCCCCGGTGCGAGGTACCACCAGGACTACGAGGCCATCTTCGTGAGCCTGACCAAGCGGAAGGTCGGCCGGTGGGGGATGAACGCATCGCTCGGCTGGTCGAACTCGGAGGGATTCACGGCACGGAACCTCGACCAGCGCCAGGCGGAACCGTTCTTCTCGTCCCAGTCGGGCGTGGATCCGAACCACCACATCAACGCTGAAGGGCTGTTGCAGGGAGACCGAACCTGGGTGTTCGCGGGCCAGGTCCAGGTCGACCTGCCCTGGAAGCTGCGCGGAGCAGCGGTGCTGAAGGTTCAGGATGGCCGGCCCTACGGACTCTTCCAGAGGGTCCAACTGCCTCAGGGCCAGATCGATGTCGCCCTGACCCCGCGTGAGGACCAGCGGAGAATGCCGGGCAGCGCGACGCTCGACCTGGGCATCGGGCGCAACTTCTCGCTCGGTGGCGACGTCTCGTTCGGCGTCGATCTGCAGGTCCTGAACGCCCTGAACGAAGACGCCTGGGACTGGTGGCAGGCCACTGCGTTCAGGGACGGTAACCTGGTGCCCTCGCTCTATCAGTATCCGCGCCGGCTGATGTTGCGGCTGAGCTTCGATTTCTAG
- a CDS encoding PQQ-like beta-propeller repeat protein, which translates to MRKSESRSVNGALKLLLCVALLGAAWSAPTLAAEGDWSQWRGPARDGYAPVAGNESLAAALHGPLPASLHQVWKLEVGLGQSAPIIHQGKLYIHVRQGEEEVVLALDPETGEEIWRYAYPVAYVPVNHAWAWGPGPKSTLTAVGDTLYTFGVTERLHAIDAEQGDVLWDKSYDDIYAQPFPECGTSASPLVEGDLVIVPIGQTWPDPSIESLGEIVAYNRHTGEEVWRTEYLPPGYASPRAFTLDGVRQLVTSTQNHVVGIRISDGKTLWKKELRIFMEQNIPTPLLYEDNILIGGYHWGNALLDPEPTGGDGLWDVNSVWATKRHELYMDSPVLVGDHAYFRSHKRLGTLVCVDMRTGQQCWQGPPQVARYAAFVVVGGDRLLVLTDNGEIKVVAADPSEYQELASWDVADTPVFTHLTVAGSRMYVKDEAHLAVFEIASDQVTDAAAGPAGDVAADWTPTAEDEAAVLEVVNKVLDTQRDARTWEQVEEHLSYWSEDFSDYSGQTKADWVAMYRNIFNAAGVIGPPTGYDKQSMYLEGWVGDTAVVRGVFIDFRPRRQAIMEQFYTVRKYDDRWLVTGTDNRPIWERWAEDGEYKSTAFGEETEDQ; encoded by the coding sequence ATGCGGAAAAGCGAAAGTCGTTCGGTCAACGGAGCGCTGAAGCTCCTTCTATGCGTGGCGCTGCTGGGGGCTGCGTGGTCCGCGCCGACCCTTGCCGCCGAAGGTGACTGGTCGCAGTGGCGGGGTCCGGCCAGGGACGGATACGCGCCCGTGGCCGGCAACGAGAGCCTGGCCGCGGCGCTTCACGGTCCGCTGCCGGCGTCGCTGCACCAGGTCTGGAAGCTGGAGGTCGGCCTCGGGCAGTCGGCGCCGATCATCCACCAGGGCAAGCTCTACATCCACGTCCGGCAGGGCGAGGAGGAGGTCGTCCTGGCGCTCGACCCGGAGACGGGTGAGGAGATCTGGCGCTACGCCTACCCGGTCGCGTACGTGCCGGTGAATCACGCCTGGGCCTGGGGCCCCGGCCCGAAGTCGACGCTGACCGCGGTCGGGGACACGCTCTATACCTTCGGCGTCACGGAGCGGCTGCACGCCATCGACGCGGAGCAGGGCGACGTACTCTGGGACAAGAGCTACGACGACATCTACGCGCAGCCGTTTCCCGAGTGCGGCACCAGCGCCTCGCCACTTGTCGAGGGCGATCTGGTCATCGTGCCGATCGGGCAGACCTGGCCGGATCCGTCGATCGAGAGCCTCGGCGAGATCGTGGCCTACAACCGGCACACCGGCGAGGAAGTCTGGCGCACGGAGTACCTGCCGCCGGGCTACGCCTCGCCGAGGGCGTTCACGCTCGACGGGGTCCGGCAGCTCGTCACGTCGACCCAGAACCACGTGGTCGGCATTCGCATCAGCGACGGCAAGACGCTATGGAAGAAGGAACTGCGGATCTTCATGGAGCAGAACATCCCGACGCCGCTCCTGTACGAGGACAACATCCTGATCGGCGGCTACCACTGGGGCAACGCGCTGCTCGATCCGGAGCCCACCGGCGGCGACGGGCTCTGGGACGTCAACAGCGTCTGGGCGACCAAGCGGCACGAGCTGTACATGGACTCGCCCGTGCTGGTCGGGGACCACGCCTACTTCCGTTCCCACAAGAGGCTCGGGACGCTCGTCTGCGTCGACATGCGCACCGGCCAGCAGTGCTGGCAGGGTCCGCCCCAGGTGGCGCGGTACGCGGCGTTCGTCGTCGTCGGCGGGGACCGGCTCCTGGTGCTGACGGACAACGGCGAGATCAAGGTGGTCGCCGCCGATCCCTCCGAGTACCAGGAACTCGCTTCCTGGGACGTCGCCGACACCCCCGTTTTCACGCACCTCACGGTCGCCGGATCGCGGATGTACGTGAAGGACGAGGCGCACCTTGCGGTGTTCGAGATCGCGTCCGACCAGGTGACGGACGCGGCGGCCGGCCCGGCCGGCGACGTGGCCGCTGACTGGACGCCGACCGCGGAAGACGAGGCCGCGGTGCTGGAGGTGGTCAACAAGGTGCTCGACACGCAGAGGGACGCGAGGACGTGGGAGCAGGTCGAGGAGCACCTGAGCTACTGGTCCGAGGACTTCAGCGACTACTCCGGCCAGACGAAGGCCGACTGGGTCGCGATGTACCGGAATATCTTCAACGCGGCCGGCGTGATCGGACCTCCGACGGGCTACGACAAGCAGTCGATGTACCTGGAGGGGTGGGTCGGCGATACGGCGGTCGTCCGCGGCGTCTTCATCGACTTCCGGCCGCGTCGCCAGGCGATCATGGAGCAGTTCTACACCGTCAGGAAGTACGACGACCGCTGGCTGGTCACCGGCACGGACAACCGGCCCATCTGGGAACGATGGGCTGAGGACGGGGAGTACAAGAGCACCGCCTTCGGCGAGGAGACGGAGGACCAGTAG
- the grxD gene encoding Grx4 family monothiol glutaredoxin, whose protein sequence is MSISPELQSRIQGIVDSGSTVLFMKGNPAAPQCGFSAQVIQVLNRLLPEYQTFDVLSDSEVREGVKEFSDWPTIPQLYIGGEFMGGCDIVKEMYDSGELHDALGMERPDLSGDDVAISISPDAEQILRNAQQQQRAELHFGIDAKFQPFLGFGPATGAEVRVPVGDLFFLLDRDSAARAQGASITVVDSEHGQRLDVDIPAARVAG, encoded by the coding sequence ATGTCGATTTCCCCCGAACTTCAGTCCCGCATCCAGGGCATCGTCGATTCAGGTTCGACCGTCCTGTTCATGAAGGGCAACCCCGCCGCGCCCCAGTGCGGTTTCTCGGCCCAGGTCATCCAGGTGCTGAACCGGCTGCTTCCCGAGTACCAGACCTTCGACGTGCTGTCGGACTCCGAGGTCCGCGAAGGGGTCAAGGAGTTCTCCGACTGGCCGACGATCCCCCAGCTCTACATCGGCGGCGAGTTCATGGGCGGCTGCGACATCGTCAAGGAGATGTACGACAGCGGCGAGCTTCACGATGCTCTGGGCATGGAGCGTCCCGACCTCTCGGGCGACGACGTGGCGATCTCGATCAGTCCGGACGCGGAGCAGATCCTGCGGAACGCCCAGCAGCAGCAGCGGGCGGAACTGCACTTCGGCATCGATGCGAAGTTCCAGCCCTTCCTCGGCTTCGGCCCGGCGACGGGAGCGGAGGTCCGGGTGCCGGTGGGGGATCTCTTCTTCCTGCTCGATCGGGACTCGGCCGCTCGCGCCCAGGGCGCCTCCATCACGGTGGTCGACAGCGAGCACGGCCAGCGCCTCGACGTCGACATTCCGGCCGCCCGCGTGGCCGGCTGA
- a CDS encoding BolA/IbaG family iron-sulfur metabolism protein produces MEIAGQPMTHETAERVREAVAEALPDALIEVTGEGNHFSLRVESAAFAGCNRLARQRLVLRAIAPLMKGESAPVHAIDRLETVLPAEGAGQ; encoded by the coding sequence ATGGAGATTGCCGGCCAGCCAATGACCCACGAGACGGCCGAGCGCGTGCGGGAGGCGGTGGCCGAGGCGCTGCCAGACGCCCTGATCGAGGTGACGGGCGAAGGCAACCACTTCAGCCTGCGCGTGGAATCCGCCGCCTTCGCCGGCTGCAACCGGCTGGCGCGCCAACGGCTCGTGCTGCGAGCGATCGCCCCTTTGATGAAGGGCGAGAGCGCCCCCGTTCATGCGATCGACCGTTTGGAGACCGTGCTGCCGGCGGAGGGCGCGGGGCAATAG
- a CDS encoding ROK family protein — MTTEALYGAVDLGGSHIGLALGSVDIEAGEYRLVARRNLGGGGYDGWEPMLDRIAEGLLELEREVGRRPAAVGVGCPGWVDLEAGVTRFLPNLPGQWRDVPVARLLGARLETPVRLLNDVRAATLGEFLFGAGRGVSTMALFALGTGIGGGVVVEGRLRLGPLGSAGELGHQIVDPTGPLCGCGNRGCLEAVASGPAIGASGVRLLRSGQAPILQKIAGGDTEKVSAETMGEAARAGDESVAQELERISRLVGIAAANVVVALHPELIVLGGGVAGLGDLLFDGVRQTIAERVRVFPTDDVRVEPAALGTDAGLAGVLVWAASRSK, encoded by the coding sequence ATGACGACTGAGGCACTCTACGGCGCCGTCGACCTGGGCGGTTCTCACATCGGGCTCGCTCTGGGCTCTGTCGACATCGAAGCGGGCGAGTACCGCCTGGTCGCTCGTCGGAACCTCGGAGGCGGCGGCTACGACGGATGGGAGCCGATGCTTGACCGGATTGCCGAGGGCCTGCTCGAGCTGGAACGGGAGGTTGGCAGGCGCCCGGCCGCGGTCGGCGTCGGTTGTCCCGGATGGGTCGACCTCGAGGCCGGCGTCACGCGGTTCCTGCCCAACCTGCCGGGCCAGTGGCGGGATGTGCCGGTTGCTCGCCTGCTCGGCGCGCGCTTGGAGACGCCGGTCCGCCTTCTGAATGACGTTCGCGCGGCGACGCTGGGAGAGTTCCTCTTCGGCGCCGGTCGTGGAGTGTCGACGATGGCGCTGTTCGCGCTCGGCACCGGGATCGGCGGCGGCGTGGTGGTCGAGGGCAGACTGCGCTTGGGACCGCTCGGCTCAGCCGGCGAACTTGGCCACCAGATCGTCGATCCGACCGGTCCCCTCTGCGGCTGCGGGAACCGGGGCTGCCTGGAGGCGGTAGCGAGTGGCCCGGCGATCGGTGCGTCCGGCGTTCGGCTCCTGCGCTCGGGTCAGGCGCCCATCCTGCAGAAGATCGCCGGCGGAGACACCGAGAAGGTCAGCGCGGAGACGATGGGGGAGGCGGCGAGGGCCGGTGACGAGTCGGTGGCGCAGGAACTGGAGCGGATCTCGCGTCTCGTCGGCATCGCCGCGGCCAACGTCGTCGTCGCTTTGCACCCTGAGCTCATCGTGCTCGGCGGCGGCGTCGCCGGCCTCGGCGACCTGCTCTTCGACGGCGTCAGGCAGACGATCGCCGAACGTGTCCGCGTCTTCCCGACCGACGACGTTCGCGTTGAACCCGCCGCCCTTGGTACCGACGCCGGGCTGGCTGGCGTGCTGGTCTGGGCGGCGTCGCGGTCGAAGTAG